From one Butyricimonas faecihominis genomic stretch:
- a CDS encoding DUF47 domain-containing protein, translated as MKIDRFLQLFVVKEKKFYPLYIEQAANIEAAAKLLVELLQEQDPEKQKALYKDIKEYEHSGDMITAKLYEELNKTFVTPFDREDINLLSGRMDTFLDFIHDAAKRMLMYRPKSVNQLLIAMGQCIVEDARILKDIMNGLEYIQKKPQEINEKCVRIKQIEHDVDDLYEQFMSDVFANEKDAIELVKLKNIGQVLEDATDRAKDVGDIVRGIIIKFA; from the coding sequence ATGAAAATAGACCGATTTCTTCAATTATTTGTGGTAAAGGAAAAAAAGTTTTACCCTTTGTATATCGAGCAAGCCGCTAATATAGAGGCTGCAGCCAAACTTTTGGTGGAGTTATTACAAGAGCAAGACCCTGAAAAACAGAAAGCGCTGTACAAGGACATCAAGGAGTACGAGCATAGTGGAGATATGATCACCGCTAAGTTGTACGAGGAATTGAACAAGACGTTTGTTACCCCTTTCGATCGCGAGGACATCAATCTGTTGAGTGGACGTATGGATACGTTCCTCGATTTTATTCACGATGCAGCGAAACGAATGTTGATGTACCGTCCGAAGAGTGTGAACCAGTTGTTGATTGCAATGGGACAATGTATAGTGGAAGATGCTCGTATCTTGAAGGATATTATGAATGGATTGGAGTATATCCAGAAAAAACCGCAGGAGATTAACGAGAAATGTGTTCGAATCAAACAGATCGAGCATGACGTGGATGATTTGTATGAACAATTTATGAGTGATGTTTTCGCGAACGAGAAGGACGCTATCGAACTCGTGAAACTGAAGAATATCGGTCAGGTGTTGGAAGATGCTACCGACCGGGCAAAGGACGTGGGGGATATTGTGCGAGGTATTATTATTAAATTTGCCTGA